The segment AGGGTGTTGTACACAAGTcacgtaacattagctaacgagccagcaagctaacgttagctagttaaacaatgccacagtgctgggcatttaaaaaatgtattctgaTTGTGAATTCATTCAGATATTGATCCTCATTTTCAGTCGTGGAAAAActaattttactcaagtatgacaactgagTAACCATATCTTAATAGAAaagtactcaagtaaaagtcactaagtaaaatactacttgagtaaaagtctaaatgtatctggttttaaatgtacttaagtacagttAAGTACAGTGGAGTAAAAAGTACTCAATCATCATAGTTTTGTAAAAGTAAAAATATTATACAtttaattccttatattaagcagtggtggatgtacttaagtatcaaaaaagCAAAAAAGACAGACCTTTTATTCAGTTTGAGCTTTTCTAAAGGTAACAGTCTTACTTACGGATGCAagaagatctcagaaaaaaagtGGACTCTCAAATTggaaacacttcaaaatacatcTCTTACAGACAAAATAGAATTATGCCTTAATAATGACGGGAATATAGCCAGTACACGTAAGAACTTACAATCACTGACACTTTGCTTTAGAAAAAAACATTGTATAATAGAACCCTatacataaaaataaaatgtttagcTCATCCAAAGTACACACAACCTCACTGTAGGAATATACGGACATCACCACTGATGGAACTGTATTAGAAATCAGTGTGTCAGGTCTTGCCTTTGTAACAAGGACACCTATAACTTGTGAATTTTAAACATAAATTAACAAAACGCATAAGGCATCCGTGTCCTTGGGCTTGCTAGTGTTAAGCTGTCATTACTTGAAGTTGAAGAATTTACAGTTCAGCTTCAGTAAAATATTATTTTCAAAGTTTCTGGAATCCAGCCTTGCTCTCCTGTGGCTGAAAACAAGTCCTGCAATGCTGAACAGCCTTTCACAGGCAGCTGATACAGGTAAGGGTGCGTTTAACCTCAGAGACAGCTTACAGACTGCCGGGAAGGACTTGAGCAACTCCATATGATCAGCTGAACAGGCCAGGTATCCGTCCAGCTGTTTGGAGCTTTTTTATGCTTGAGATGTTTTCAGTCGTCCTCATCTGATGAACTGGTGCCATAACCTAGCTGCAGCAAGGGTTCTTCCAGGTGGTCCTTGATGTAGTCCATTCCTGAAATACAAGGAAGACAATAGAAATCACACTGTTATGAGCCTACATTAATCCATCCCCATCTATATAAACCAAGCAACAGGGCTAAATAGGCTACCCATTGGACTGAACCACAAAGTCAGGAATTTAGTTTAAAATGGGTGGTTCTCAAATCTATGAAGAGTCATTGTACACTATACACAGTTgtttatgaaaaataaaatactGTTAATTAACCACATATTCTCTTACCTATTTGAATGGTGGCGTCATCCTTTTCCACGCTGTTTGAATTTGGGGagaaggatgtggtgattgacagagtcgaatgccttggccaggtcaatgaatacggctgcacagtattgtttcttatcgatggcggttaggatatcgtttaggaccttgagcgtggctgaggtgcacccatgaccagctctgaaaccagattgcatagcggaaaaggtatggtgggattcgaaatggtcggtaatctgtttgttgacttggctttcgaagaccttagaaaggcagggtaggatagatataggtctgtagcagtttgggtcaagagtgtcccccctttgaagagggggatgaccgcagctgctttccaatctttgggaatctcagacgacatgaaagagaggttgaacaggctagtaataggggttgcaacaatttcggcagataattttagaaagaaagggtccagattgtctagcccggctgatttgtagggatccagattttgcagctctttcagaacatcagctgactggatttgggagaaggagaaatggggaaggcttgggcgagttgctgtggggggtccAGTGCTGTTGACtgggggtaggggtagccaggtggaaagcatggccagccgtagaaaaatgcttattgaaattctcaataatagtggatttatcggtggtgacagtgtttcctgtcctcagtgcagtgggcagctgggaggaggtgttcttattctccatggactttacagtgtcccagaacttttttgaatttgtgttgcaggaagcaaatttctgcttgaaaaagctagtcttggcttttctaactgcctgtgtatattggtttctagcttccctgaaaagttgatcAGGTGTTTAGAGAACATGCATTTGGCTagactaatgttagctggctaaaaATGTGCCCAGATTCGGAAACTACCAGTTAGCTAGCTTGTTAATAAGTAGGCTCATGTCAGTTTAGTTAGATTGCTTTAGCTAGCAAAGCTTTCGAATCTGGCCACATTTTAGCCAGCTCAAGTAGGTAGCTATTAGCTAGTGATCTATTTAGGTATAGAATTAGTTAGCATCAACCAACACTGCTGGTTGCATTAGCAAATGTGGGTTAGCTATCATGCTAATTAGCGTGCTAACAGTAGACTTACCTCAATGTGTTTTTTAGGTTCGAAGGCGAGTTCTTGAACGCTAGTATTTCCTGAACTTTTGGTAAACATAAGAcaattttttaataaaaaaaattatatttttaaatattttttattaacaacaaatcaaaacagaaagtacataagggaacacaagtatatatagattATATGAGGATTGGATCAACTCTGCATGTCGTCGCCTGGCCTGCTGCCTAGCAAAACAAGTTCACCCATTAGTGTGCCGACTCGCCGATGTTGCTTGCATCTTTTTTCCAACATTATTCGTATTTTTTCTTCCAGCTTCAGATTGATTTGATTTTGTAGCGAGTAACGAAGGCGTCATGGGAAATGAATCGGAGTAAAATTATGCTTTTTGTGTTTTTAATGTAGGGAAGTAAAGTAAAAGTCGACAGAaagagtaaagtacagataccccccaaaacgacTTAAGTACAGTAACGAAGTATTTCAACTTCGTTACTTTACACAACTGATTTTCATTTGTTTTCAATCAAATATATTTCAAACCATACTTTGCATACTGTACATGCGCTACACTCAAAATGATCAAATCAAGATTACATTGTCTCGAAACAAGAAGGCACCATTCACAGTTAGCTCGTTTAATCTGTTTAATTGTCTCTTTCATAAAGTCAATGAGCTGTAAACGTATGGACAGTACctgaaataaaaaaacattaatgATGCAATGATTGTGTCGAGGAGAGGGTGGGGTAAGTGTTAATTTTGTATGTGTGTCACATGGCTAAGGTGATTAGGCCAGGGGAGGGGGAAGTGTGTTGCAAATGACCTCCTTGAGAGATGGAAATGTCTTGTCTTCCAATGGAACACCACATCCCACTATTCCAACTTTCTCTTTTTAGAGTTTGGTATAAAAACGGCACTGCTGACTTCCAGTGTCAGAGCTCTATAGAAAGAAACATATCTTAGATCCACAAGTTATTCAGTCACAGAGACAGGACCAGACCAAGACTAGAGCAACCGACACAGCTAAACAACAGAGAAATGTCAATGGACTGCAGCATTGGTGAGGATAAAATCAATGGATTTTGGGCTTCTGGATTTAGCCTTTTTACTTTTAAGATCACAGTTGTGCTGTTTTTACTTACATTCTCTAATAATTTTTGGGGGTCTAGTTAAAATCAGGTTTGCCTTGTTGCATGCATCTATGTCCTTGGGAAGACTTTTTGgctagtccatctgtagatgctctacaatCCATCTACAGCCTATCAGTAACATTTCCTACTAACCCTAGcactaacccttatcctaaccctgaacttaacccttacccttattctaaacctaatcGTAACCTTAgtaagcagttgcttatcaacagatagtttgttgatagtatgacatAGTATTCAGACTATCCAAGTGTTTGTATTTCTGTCTATTCGTAGTATTACGTACTTAACATGTGAACTGTCCTCAATGACTtgtatgtatttactgtattaaCCGTCTCGACATGTTTTTCAATGTTTGATACTTACCACTGTTTGTCTTATACTTGTGATTCATTCATCCTTTACCTTTGTCTTGTTTGTTTGTTATCTCTTTGTACTGTTTGACGTGTGCGTCTATACCAGTAGGAGATTGGGCAGTGAGGAAGAGGATATTTCCCTCCCTGATACACTTCCCTTTGTTCCATTTCCATTGGCTCCTGCCTTGAAGTAATCATTGGGATGCCAGAGGTATTTAGAGCTGTAGTTGCCGTTTCGTTCtattattcaaaataaaatatatcTAAATCAATGTGAGTAACATTGGTACTGTTCTGCAGGTCAAGACAATGCCGCACAGACGGGTGCTAGGACCATGGGGCGCAGGAAGAGAACTATCTTCACCAAAGAGCACCTGAAGCTTCTGCGGGTGGATTTTGATGTTGATCCCTACCCAAGCATTGCCGTGAGGGAGCGCCTATCCCAGGCCACTGGCCTAACAGAATCCCGCATTCAGGTAAGTGGTTGCACACACCTTTCCCATTCAATTACGTTGTAAAAAGCACATTCTCATCTAGCTATCCCTGTCTGTTGCAGGTGTGGTTTCAGAACAGGAGAGCCAGAACAATGAATCACAGGGATCACAAACTCTCCCCTCAGCCAGAGTCGGCTGCCTTTCTACCTACACAGTCTTTCTCCAAACTTCTCCATGGGATCAAAGATGTGACCCACCAGGTCGACATAGAGGAAGTCTCTTATTGCCAGCCGCTGAACCACAGCCAGATGAACGAGGAGGACTGCTTCTACGGTCCCTCATCTTGTCCCCCCACCTCCCCGCTCTCTCCAGGGGATGCCGGATACAGCAGTCCCTCATTCAGTGTGGGAGTGAGACAGTGCCCAGGAACCTGTCATGTCTCTCCAGGTGCTTTGCCAGAAGCTCAATGCTCCACCGTTGCCCAGGAGTTCACGTTCGGCTCCCAGGGGGAGGGCCAGGCCTTCCGCTACTCACCTCCATCTGGACTTCTTCATCCCCAGTACGCCCACGGCGGACTCCAGTCCGTTCGTGCCAGCAGTACCTTCGACCAGTTCTCAAATTGCCCTGCCACACCGGACTCGGCCTGCTGGGACATAGGACTTGAGAACACATATCCCATAGACCAGGGTTTCCTGTACAGGGAAGTCTCCGACGA is part of the Salvelinus fontinalis isolate EN_2023a chromosome 6, ASM2944872v1, whole genome shotgun sequence genome and harbors:
- the mxtx2 gene encoding mix-type homeobox gene 2, giving the protein MGRRKRTIFTKEHLKLLRVDFDVDPYPSIAVRERLSQATGLTESRIQVWFQNRRARTMNHRDHKLSPQPESAAFLPTQSFSKLLHGIKDVTHQVDIEEVSYCQPLNHSQMNEEDCFYGPSSCPPTSPLSPGDAGYSSPSFSVGVRQCPGTCHVSPGALPEAQCSTVAQEFTFGSQGEGQAFRYSPPSGLLHPQYAHGGLQSVRASSTFDQFSNCPATPDSACWDIGLENTYPIDQGFLYREVSDEYSSPSGLFDVMQEAPLTELSSQCVEDFFEQME